From Phalacrocorax carbo chromosome 6, bPhaCar2.1, whole genome shotgun sequence, a single genomic window includes:
- the ARL8B gene encoding ADP-ribosylation factor-like protein 8B isoform X2, which yields MLFLSDFCLSRLLKPVPNNLLSCKSGQFSEDMIPTVGFNMRKVTKGNVTIKIWDIGGQPRFRSMWERYCRGVNAIVYMVDAADREKIEASRNELHNLLDKPQLQGIPVLVLGNKRDLPNALDEKQLIEKMNLAAIQDREICCYSISCKEKDNIDITLQWLIQHSKSRRS from the exons ATGCTTTTTCTCTCAGATTTTTGCTTATCCCGATTGCTGAAACCCGTACCGAATAATCTACTTTCTTGTAAG TCAGGTCAATTCAGTGAAGATATGATTCCTACTGTGGGCTTCAACATGAGAAAAGTTACGAAGGGTAATGTTACAATAAAG ATTTGGGATATAGGAGGGCAGCCACGATTCCGAAGCATGTGGGAGCGATATTGCAGAGGAGTTAATGCTATTGT CTACATGGTAGATGCTGCAGATCGTGAAAAAATAGAAGCCTCTCGAAATGAGCTGCACAACCTTCTAGATAAGCCACAGTTACAAGGAATCCCT GTTCTAGTACTTGGAAATAAGAGAGACCTTCCTAATGCTTTGGATGAGAAACAGCTAATTGAAAAGAT GAACCTTGCTGCTATTCAGGACAGAGAAATCTGCTGCTACTCAATTTCTTGCAAAGAGAAAGATAATATAG aTATCACGCTTCAGTGGCTTATTCAGCATTCAAAATCTAGAAGAAGCTGA
- the ARL8B gene encoding ADP-ribosylation factor-like protein 8B isoform X1, protein MLALLSRLLDWFRSLFWKEEMELTLVGLQYSGKTTFVNVIASGQFSEDMIPTVGFNMRKVTKGNVTIKIWDIGGQPRFRSMWERYCRGVNAIVYMVDAADREKIEASRNELHNLLDKPQLQGIPVLVLGNKRDLPNALDEKQLIEKMNLAAIQDREICCYSISCKEKDNIDITLQWLIQHSKSRRS, encoded by the exons ATGCTGGCGCTGCTCTCCCGGCTGCTGGACTGGTTCCGCTCGCTCTTCTGGAAGGAGGAGATGGAGCTCACCCTGGTGGGGCTGCAATACTCGGGCAAGACCACCTTTGTCAACGTCATCGCG TCAGGTCAATTCAGTGAAGATATGATTCCTACTGTGGGCTTCAACATGAGAAAAGTTACGAAGGGTAATGTTACAATAAAG ATTTGGGATATAGGAGGGCAGCCACGATTCCGAAGCATGTGGGAGCGATATTGCAGAGGAGTTAATGCTATTGT CTACATGGTAGATGCTGCAGATCGTGAAAAAATAGAAGCCTCTCGAAATGAGCTGCACAACCTTCTAGATAAGCCACAGTTACAAGGAATCCCT GTTCTAGTACTTGGAAATAAGAGAGACCTTCCTAATGCTTTGGATGAGAAACAGCTAATTGAAAAGAT GAACCTTGCTGCTATTCAGGACAGAGAAATCTGCTGCTACTCAATTTCTTGCAAAGAGAAAGATAATATAG aTATCACGCTTCAGTGGCTTATTCAGCATTCAAAATCTAGAAGAAGCTGA